GGGACTTCTGGGTCGAAGGTCCAGATCTGTGTGCCGGTGCGCGCGTCGACTGCGTAAACAACTGACCAGGGCCCGGTGAAGTACATAATTCCATTAACGACGAGCGGCGTTGCCTGAACACCACGTGTCGAGGTGAGTTCCAGGGTCCATGCAAGCCCGAGTTCGCTCAAGTTTTCCTTTGTGATCTGGTCGAGCGGTGAGTATCGGTCTTCACTGTAATTTCTGCCATAGCTGAGCCAATCTCCTGGCGTTTCGTCTGCTGCCCTGAGGCGCGCGTCATCGACCGTCAGCGATGCATCTTGATGCGAAGCCGTTGCGCTATTCTCGCTATTGGTCGTCGGCGCCGGCCCGCCACACGTGGCAAGGACTGCAATTGCGACCAGAATTGAAATGGACTTCAAGACGTAAGTCATCGGCAGGACCTCCTCCTATGCACCGCTTGGCGGGTGTTTAAGCCACTCAAGCATATTAGAGTGGTTGGGCCGCTGCTCGGGTCGGCATGCATCATGTCTGTGATGGTGGCATATCAGGCAGTGGTGCGAAGAAGATTGTTTGCGAATGCGCGCTTCGATCGGTTGTATTCGTCGATGATCCGGTCGCAGAGGTCCGCGGCGGATTCCACGGATTCGATCATGCCGACGCCTTGCCCGGCGGACTTGATCTTTGAGTAGCGTGCGCGCGCAGCCTGATTCTGAACGCGCTGACCGGGTGTGTAGGCGGCAATTTCATCTGGGTCCAGACCTTCCTGGATAAGGCTCGGGCGAAGCCAGTTCGCCGGTGCTCCGTCCAGTGCTGCCGAGAAAAAAATGTCCTTAGCGGTTGCTGCGACCATCATGTCCCGTGTTGCGTCATCCGACAGGCATTCGCGGGTGGCGATAAAGCGGGTGCCGAAGTAACATGCGGATGCACCCATGGCTTGCGCGGCGAGAATGTCTTGGCCCGTGCTCATGCCTCCCGCAAGTATGATTGGCTTGTCAGTCACCTGACGAACTTCATTCAGGAGGGCAAAGGGGTTGATCGTACCCGTGTGTCCACCTGCGCCGGCGCATACGGCAATAAGTGCGTCGGCACCTGCTTCCGCAGCTTTCTCCGCATGCCTGGCCGACGCGATATCGTGGAATGCGACTCCGCCATAATCGTGGATACGCTTGAACACATCGTCAGGAGCACCTTTCGAGGTAAGAATAACTGGAACCCTGTGCTGAATGCAGAGTTCGAGGTCTCCCGGATAGCGCTCGTTCGTCGGATGAACCACTAGGTTGACGGCGAATGGCGCGGGTGCCTCCATCTCGGCGAGACCGCGTTCCATGTCCTCCAGCCAGTTTGCAAAGACGTCTCGATTGCGAGTGGAATGTGCCGGAAAACTGCCCATCACGCCACGCGAACAACATGCCAGCGCAAGAGGTGGGTTCGAAACGAGGAACATGGGCGAAACGATAAGCGGTACTTTCAGGCGACCGCCGAACGTGAAGTCAATCGACATGGGGCGTTTCCTCACGGGAGTTGAGAATGATGTGAGTATGCTCGCCTATTCCAGGCGCATTGCTGTGGATCCGCATTGGCGTTTGCAGGAGTTGAAACGGAAAGCCCTTGACCAAGTCGCCGCTTGGGCTGGTCGCAAAGGCCCCGGCGGAGCGGATGGCCGGCGCATCGGACAGGTCCTTTCCACTGCGTGCCACTGCTGCGCCGATGCCTGCGTCCAGAAGTGTTTGAGCGCAGTCGGCAGCATTCCATAGCGCGGCCCAGTCCATCAGAGGACAGCCCGATAAGAGGGCTTCAAGGAGGGCGGGGTCCTCACAATTCACTGCGACATACTCGCCGTCTGCACAGCGCAGCATATTTGGGGCATCCGGTCGACGGAAAATCGTATCAGCAGGTCTGGCATCGCTGGCTACGCCGTCCGCGACCCGGGCAATAATATCGCCGATTTGGTAGATGGCGCAGTCTCTTTGCGAAATATCGAGATGCCGGGCGACGCCGTTATGTCGGCACATGATGGCCTGTGCCGCGATCACTGCAGCGCCATAGAGGCATACTGTCTGGTCCGGATAGTTCAGGTTCCGTCCTGAAATGACCGGGACGCCATCATCATAGCTTGTCAGAGACGCAAATCCCGAACTTGCTTCAAGCGTTGACCCGAACGTCGTGTGGTGGGCTCCCGGGCCGGACAGTCCTTGTCCCGAAATAGAGGCGAGCAGGATTGTCGGATTCGCCTGCACTAAACGCTCGAAGGTGACGCCCAGGCGGTCGAGCACACCGCGACGGAAGTTTTCGACAACGATATCGGCGGTTTCAGCCAGTTTCAGAAATTCTCTCAGGCCTTCATCGGTCTTCAGGTTCAGAGTGATGCCCTGTTTGTTTCTGTTGTTGCTTTTGAACAGTGGTGAGTCACCACCGGCCGCTCCGGCCCAGGAGCGGAAAGGGTCGGGGTAGGTATCGGATTCGACCTTGATTACTGTCGCGCCCATATCGGCAAGTAGCGCAGATACGCCAGCACCAGCAGTAATGATTCCAAGATCAAGAACCCTCAGGCCGCTTAGCGGAAGCGAGCCATCAGAATCCTCCTTGGGCGTACCACCTGTCATTTCCCGCTCAATCCTGTGCGGCAAAGCTGGAGCGATGCTGCCTTCCGGTGTTCTTACCAATGCGTTTCGATGCGTAAGCAGTGGGTCGGCAAACAGGTCCTCAATTGTCGACACAGGGGCTCCGGGAACTTCCCGCTCAACAAAGATCTTTGCAAGATCGGCTTTGGTCAGGCCGGCGCACCATTCGGCTATCGGAGCCATATAGTCTGCACGATGTCTGGCCCGGCTGCTAAAACTGCTGAAGCGTTCATCGTTCAAGACAGGATTGCCGATCATTTCGATGACCTTGTTCCAGTCTCTCTCTGTGTAGACGAAGGCGACATGTCCGTCCCTGCAGGCGAGGACCGGCCATTCAGCGCCTTCGCCCTGGCGTTTCAGATCTTCACCAAGCGTACCGGCGATGGCGGCTTTCCAGTTAATCCAGGCGAGCGCCGCCTCTCCATGCAGCCAGGCCTGTTCTGCCCGTCCATGCCGAAACCGTGCCGCAGCGACAGCCGTCAGTGCGGCAAAAGCGGCATAACCGATCGTATGCGCCCCGTAGTTTGCGGCAGGAACCAGAGGTGCGCGGTCAGGATCACCAAGAAGACGGGCCAGTCCGGAGGCAGCAAAGAGCGTATTTTCGGACTGCCATCGCTCGAGTTCGATAGTGACGCTGCTGATAGATCCATCGAGGCATTTTTCTCTGCCGGATTGTGCGGCACGCAGAATAACGCGATGCCGCCCATTGGAAGTGTCGTGAGCCCAACTGATCGGAGACGTTTCAACTCGGGCAGGCTCAATGTGGGATAACTGTGCCAGGGCGGGGCCCTGTTCTTCTGCAGAGATATAAGTTCTCGCACCGAGTTCGCACGCGATCTTGGCTGCGAACTGAACAGCAAGACAGGCTTGTGGGGACGAATTCTTGTCGAAAATCTGCAGAAGGTCAAAATCTTGAAACAAGCGGCACTATCCTGTCATTCTCACTGTTCTTCTTGTTGAGGAGTACGGCGCGCAAAACCAGCGCCGTTCTTTCGGAATCACATACATGATGAACTGGGGGCGTGCGTACTGCGAACACGCATGATCTGGCTAGGCTATTGGGAAAGAGATGCTTGGAAGGTGTAGAACGATGTCACAAGATGCCGCAACCGCGTCAGCAAAAGTGAGGATAGCCGACCATTTCATCGACGGGCGGAGTGTGCCGCCTCACTTGGGCACCTATTTCGACTCTATCGACCCCTCGAACGGTCGGGTGTACGCGAGCGTCGCATCAGGCGATGCCACGGATGTCGAAGCAGCGGTGGCTGCGGCCAAGGCAGCGAGTCCCGCCTGGGCTGCCATGAGGCCACTTGACCGCGGGGCAATTATTCAGAGAATCGGGGAAGCTCTGCTTGAGCATAAAGCGTTGCTTGCTGAGATAGAGACGCGTGAAATGGGTATGCCAGCCCAGGCATCTCCCGATGTCATTGCCAGCTCAGCTGAATATTTTACCTATTATGGCGGTCTGGCGCCTTCGGTGCTTGGGGATACGATCCCGGTAGATGAAGGGACATTCGCTTATACGCTTTATGAGCCTTATGGTGTGGTTGGTATCATCACGCCTTGGAATGCGCCGCTCAATCAGGCTGCACGGAGCGTGGCGCCCGCACTGGCTGCAGGCAATACGATTGTCTTGAAGCCGAGCGAATATACATCGGTCGCAACTGTCGAACTCGCGCGAATTGCTAGTGAAGCAGGTTTGCCGGCGGGCGTTCTGAATGTTGTGACCGGAACCGGGCCAGATGTGGGTGAGCCGCTGGTGCGCCACAGGGGTATTGAAAAGATCGGGTTTACCGGATCTGTGCCAACCGGAGCCCGGATAGGTGCGATCGCCGGGGAGCGGATTGTGCCGGCCACTCTGGAGCTGGGCGGAAAATCACCGGATATCGTGTTCGCTGATGCAAAGCTGGAGGTCGCTGTGCCGCAAGTGCTGTTCGGCTTTATCGCAAACTCCGGACAGATTTGTACCTCCGGTACGAGAATTATTGTTGAGCGCTCAATTCATGACAAGTTGGCGGAGATGCTTGCCGCGGCGGCGCGGCGTATCCCCATAGGTGTGGAAAAGCCGTTTCCCTGCCTCGGTCCCATCGCCAATCGGATGCAATACGAAAAAGTGTTGAACTATTTCGAAAGTGCAAATGCAGAAGGTGCGCAGCTCATCACCGGTGGGTGCCCTGCGCGAGGGGAAGGGCTTGAAGGTGGTCTGTATATAGAGCCCACCATTTATACGGACGTGACGCCAGATATGAAGATCGTTCGTGAAGAGATATTTGGGCCTGTAGGCGTGCTGATCCCCTTCGATACAGAAGATGAAGCCATTGCGATCGCTAATGATACGGAATACGGGCTGGCCGCCGGAGTGTGGTCGCAGAATGCAAGTCGTGTTCACCGTGTCGCCGCACGGCTTCAGGCAGGAACGGTCTACATCAACACTTGGCATGCGCAGGCTGTGGAGGTTCCGACGGGCGGGTACAAGCGTAGCGGCATCGGCCGAGAGCGCGGGCTCAGTGCGATCAAATCCTATATGCAGACCAAAAACGTCACACAGAAATTAGTCTAACCCCTCATGGACCCCGGGTTGGAGGTCTCCACAGGATTTGGTTCACCTTTCCATCAGAAGATTGCATGTCGGTCGCCATGACCGCGTCATTTGACAGCGAGTAAATCTCGCACATCTGAAGCGTCGGACAGATTCATTATGCCCGACCTGAGACGCTCGGCCTTTTCGTGTCCGACAGCGTGCCAAGCATTGCTCAAAAACTTGGTCCCAACACGTCTGCTGACAGTCTCTACGTTGCTCATCAGGTCTCGAAAATCAAAGCTGGATTCGTAATGTCCACCATCGAGCATTGAAATCGAAACGCTTGTTTTGAAGGTATCTGTTCCTGTCTCATTTGCATGAACCAAGGGTCTCAGAAAGGACAGCGTCTTATCTTCTACGGCAGCCTGACTGTAGGATTCATCGGAGGCTGTGTCGCGTCCGGCGAGCACGAGCGCAGCAACATGGGGGAAGGAGAACTTGCCCTCAAGACCTGATTTGGGCTCACCAACAGAAGCGGTCCGCAAGCTCAGTGGAGTTGTAGATACATCGACGCGGGCAATGCGGTGAACGTCGAAGGCATGCTCCGCGACGACGGCGTGCAGCGCTTCGATCATCGGGTGTGTTGCGTGACAAGCAGCGTGGAACTTGAATGCATTATCACGAATGCGGAAAATGCCCGGGTTCTCGACTTTTCGTTCCCCTTCGGTGAGGCCGAAAAACATGGAAAGATACCCTTTCTCTATTTCGAGAGCATTCAGTGGGGCTGTGAAGCCGCGAGCAACCAGGCGGGCTGCGAGCAGTCCGGATGATGCGGCGTGTGCGGCGTTGTAGGGCTTCGCCATCGTGCCGAAAGTGCACTTAAGCCCGCAAGCTTGAGTGGCTGCGAGACCAAGAGCTGCGCGCGCCTTTGTAGAGTCGAGCTTCAGGAGCTGACCAGCAGCAGCGGCGGCACCGAAGACACCGACAGTCGCGGTTGGATGAAAGCCGAGTAAGTAATGGTCGGGATGAAGGAGCGCGCCCACTCGAGCGGCGGTTTCGTACCCTGCGACAACGGCTGTTATTAGGTCTGGTCCTGATGCGCGGAGTTCACATGCCAGTTGGAGGGAGGCGCTGACAACTGCACTGCCGGCATGGGCGGACATTGCCGGTACGAGCGTGTCGTCGAAATCGATTGCATGAGCGGCCGCCGCGTGAAGCATCGCGCGGTTATTGAGCGAACCATTCAATTGCCCAGACAACAGGGGTAGGGCGTCGATGCTGCATTCAAATAACTCTTCGGCCATCAGCTGGACGAGAGAGGATCTGGTACCCCGTATAGTACAACCGATATTGTCAAGGACAACGAGCCGGCCGAGGAGTTCTACATCATCCGGAAAGTCCCGGTGCTGGTAAGACGCAGCGATCGTTGCAATAGCCTCTGTCAGTTCTTGCTGGATCATTGAGGATGCTCCTGTTCTGGGGAAGTGTTTGGGGCGGGCATTTCTGACCTATTCATGCAGACAGCATTCTCTTTTGCGGTCCGGATTTTTTTGGAGCCTGATAGAGCGTTCGCAGTCATTCTGACCGGTAGGGACGAGCATTTGAAAAAATGGCCGGCGGCTTGCGCCGCCGGCCGTCAGGCTGGTGTATCCAGGCACAAAAGGAGGAAACGCCTAGAACTCTTTCTTCAGACGCACCCCATATGTTTGCGGATCACCGGGATTGCCCATGGGGGATCCCCCGGAGACAAAAGGTTGGTTGAACGCGTAGGTGAAGTACTCTTCTCCGAAGCAATTCTTGCAGAAGATCTGGGCGTCCCAATCTCCGGTCACGCGCACGCCAATCTGGGCACCGAATACGCCATATGCATCTTGCTTCTGGAAGCTCAGGGCGTTTGAGCCATCCCCTTCACCAAGGAACATGTCAGAATAGTATGAGTAGTTTGCATTTGCGTAGAAATCGATCGCTTCCGTGATGGGGCGCTGATACTGGCCGCCGAATACGAGCGACAAGTCGGGAGACAAGCCGCGCTGACGTCCGGCTGGCAGGTTCACCACGTCGTCGCCATACGACGCGTCCATCCAGGTCAGGGACATGTTCGCCGACAGATTGTCATTGAAGATGTAGTAGTTTTCGACCTCGATACCTTCGGTCGAGGATGTTCCCGCATTGATGACTTCGAATACCTGCCCATTGAAAGTGGAGACCTGCAGGTCCTCGAATTCGGACCGGAACAATGTCACACCCAGACGGCCAGCGCCGAGGTATTCCCAGCGAAAGCCTAATTCGTATGCGTCTACAAACTCTGGTGCAAAAGTCACAATCTCCGGCGTATCGTCGAGATAAGAACGACCATTGATGATGTTTGTACCGCCGATGGCTGGCTGGCCACCTGCTGCATCATTCTGGAGGTTTATTCCACCCGCTTTGAACCCATGGGCGAACTTTGCATACAATTGCATATCGTCGTCAGGACGGTATTGCAGTGTCAGGTCATATGTGAGTTCTTCGTCTTCTGTACTCGCGGTGAAGTCGGGGCTCGACAGACCGGACCCATTGAGTGCGTAGAAGGCAAATGCCGAGCTCGTGATGAGATCGTAGTAATCCTCACGATCGATCGCTGCATTGTTTTTGTGCGAACCATCTTTCTCGACAGAATTCCAGCGGAGTCCGGCAATCACGCTCCATTGATCGTTAAAGTGGTACGTGCCCTGTCCAAACAGGCCCCAGGAGGTTTCGTTCTGTGTGAAAGCAGAATTCTGGAAGTCGACGCCAACGGAACCAAGTACATCACCTGGTATTGTCCCGCCTGTCAGCAGCTGGCTGTATACGGGCCCGAACTGGCTGCCAACGCTTGCTTTGCGTGTATAGGCGATTTCTTCGGTAAAATAGTTTATGCCAGCGACATAGTCGAATTTGTTCCCCACGGAGCCATTGAGGAGAAATTCCTGCGAGAAGGTCTCGAAGTCAAAATAGAGGCTGAGGCTGCCGCCGAAGTCGAGCGGACCGAAGTCCCAGTCTCCCCCTTGATTGTCATTGTTAATTTCCCGATATCCCGTGATGGAGCGCAGCTGAAGATTGTCTGAAATATCGAAATTGAGATTCAGCGTGAGACCCTCCTGATCCAAAACAGCATCAGAATCATGGTTGGTCGCGATATTGTAGGAGAAAGGATCCGCTGCACCGGGGTTTGTTCCAGTTGGATCTGGTGTCCAGTACCAATAGCCTGCACCGCCAGCGGACTGGTCCAAGGCCGATTGTGCCCAGATCGTGTTATTTAATCCATTCGTGTCTGTATTATCGATACGGGTCGATGAACCGAAGTTCCCGGGGGAGTCCCATTTGCTCCAGTCATAGGTCAGGCGACCGGAAATCCGGTCTGTAGGTTCGAAAGCAAGAGAAGCCCGGATTGCCTTGTTCTTGCTCCACGCGGTGTCCCGCCCGTCGACCGGGTTGGAAAAAAATCCGTCCGTTTCATCGTTCAGTCCTGCCAGGCGAAAAGCGAATTTTTCTCCCATCGGGATGTTGATCATGCCTTCGACACTGCGCTTGCCGTAATTGCCGGCTGTAGCTTGCAGTTTAGCTTGAAACTCATCGAAAACCGGTGCGGCCGTGCGTTGAACGATGGCGCCGGCAGTGGTGTTCTTGCCAAATAGTGTGCCTTGAGGGCCACGCAAAACTTCCACGCCCCCCATGTCGAAAAAAGTCGTGAGGGCGGCGCCCGAACGGGACCGATAGACATCGTCCACATACATGCCGACTGCGCCTTCAAAGCCGGGATTTCCACCTCCCGTGCCGATACCGCGAATTCGTACCGGGGAGTTGCCAATCGGATCCGATAACGTATTGGCAAAGAAGCTGGGGCTGGCCAGGTTGAGGTCGAGAATATCCACCACGCCCGCGACTTCCAGAGCCTCTTCGTCAAACGCGGTTACGGCAATTGGGACGTCAAGAATATCCTGCTCGCGGCGTTGGGCTTCGACGACAACGCTAGGCAGACGACGCGCTGAGTTCGTATCGGTGTTGTTCTCGATTGAAGAGACCGAATCCGATGCGTCTGAGCTTTCCTGGGCAATTGCCGGAAAAGCCAAACCAGAAAACACCAGCGCAGTGCAGGTCAGTAATCTTACTTTCATTTATTCCTCCCGATGGCGCCGTTAATCAACGCTGCACCGGGAACTTCAATGGTGGGCGATAAAGCGCCAATGCACCAGATGTTTTCATCACGTATATGATGTGCCAAGTGTGCGCCATTACATATATGATCAGGGGCGTGGATAAATGCGCCAAATCGTGAGGCAGGCATGGATACTTCGATCAAATCGTCTCAGCGGACGCTAGCATTGTTTGAACTCTTCTCGCTTGAGCAGCGGCCACTCACAATCAAGCAAATCACTGATGCGTTAGATATTCCGCAATCCAGCGCGTCTGTGCTTACCAAGTCACTGGTGTCTCTCGGGTACCTTGAAAAGAATGAACAGAACCGGACCTACTATCCGACGTTACGCGTATCGCTTCTTGGCACCTGGATGCGCCGCCAGCACCAAAGGGCAGGCCAGTTGCCCGCCCTTTTGAGCGAAGTGGCAAGGCTGACCGGTGAATCGACAATACTCGCCATGCGCAACGGCATGTACTCTCAGTATCTGATCGCGCAGAAGGGCAGCTCGCCTACGCGCGCGCAAGTGGAGTCTGGTATGCTCTACCCACTTGCTTGTTGCTCGACCGGCTGGTGTTTGTTGACGCTGGAACGCAAGGACGTGGTTGGAAAAATAGTCCGTAGAACAATATCTGAGGCAAAGGAGGACTATTGGCGAGAAACCGCCAGGAACGCGATTGAACAGGTGCAGCTCACCCAAAGCCGGGGGTACGCCTTTTCAAAAGGGGAGACCATGCGGGGGCTCGGGGCAATTGCAATACTGCTTCCAAGCATGCCCGGCGCCTACGCGATGAGTGCGGGGTGTGGCGGACGAATTGAACGGGTGGAAGCCAAAAAGGATCTGATCCTGGACGCGCTCAATGAACTTGCAAGGTCCGTCAGAACACTGAAAGAACGCGAAGAGCATTTCCTTTTTTCCTAGGTTTTTGTCGGCTTGCCGAGAATGGCATCGGAAATGATGCGCTGCTGAATTTCTGAGCTTCCTTCGAAGATTTTCGTGAGGCGCGCATCACGCCAGTAGCGTTCCACGGCATGCAGGGTTGTGTAGCCAGCCCCCCCCAAAATTTGCAGGGCTTCACTGGTCGTCCGCTCGGCCATCTCAGCGGCATAATATTTGACCATTGCTGCCTCCTTGTCGCAGCGGCGGCCGGAGTCGATCTCATTGCAGACATGATACATAAGTTGGCGCGCCGCTTCGATTTCCGTTGCCATAGTGGCAAGCTTGAAACGAATGGCCTGAAAGTCGCTAATCGGTTGCCCAAACTGGACGCGTTCTTTTGAGAAGGCTATGGCATCTTCAAGGGCCGCTTGGGCGAGACCGATTGAGCGGGCCGCTGTGTGGGCACGGGCACCCTCGAGTCCGGATGCAATAGCTTTGAAGGCACCACCATCAAACTCACGGGATGGCAGCGCCGGCGTCCTAGCCTCATCGAATGCGAGTTCGAACGTCTTCCATCCAAAATAGCCTATTTTCGGAATTGACGCACTGGAAACACCCTTTGGAAAGGTGCCGGGCTTCTTTTCAAACATTATGGATGTCAGTCCGGCCCATCGCGGTGCGTTGGGATCCGTATCTGTACGGCAGACCACGTTCAGGAAGTTTGCCCTATCGGCAAATGTGCACCAGTACTTGTTCCCTGTCACAACCCAATCATCATTCTCCCTGCGAGCGCGGCAGGTGATTGAGGCGACGTCTGAGCCTGCATTTGGCTCTGACATCGCCATGGCGCCGAGGTATTTTCCTTCGGCCATGAGTGCGATCTTCTCGCGCTTCTCAGTCTCGTTGCGTGCCGGGATGGACCGATAGAAAGTGTTCCCCCTGGCGATGATCGATCCAGCGCACATCCATGCACGGGAAAGTTCTTCGGCCACGATACAATACTCGAAATAGCCGAGACCCAACCCGCCATATTCTTCCGGAATGAGAATTCCAAAAAAACCTAGCTCTCCCATTTTGTCTATCAGATCTTGAGGGATGTCGCCCTTTTCCGGGTCGAGTTTGTTTGCAACCGGGAGGACTTCATTCATGGCGAAGTCGCGCGCCATGTCACGCATCATCAGGCGTTCTTCAGTCCAATAACCGGTCTGGGTGGGAGCCGGAGTGACCATATCTGGCATTGTGATGCCCTTCCTTTTCTATGCGCTTGTTTACCTACATCCCGATCAGATCGGCACGATCAACAGTGTTCTGAAAAAGGCGGGCGGAGGCGGCATCTACCATGACGCCTTTGTGGCCTATCGAGCCAATGCCTTCCGCTTCCGCCCTGCGGTACACGTCAATGATTTCGCGCGCGAAATCAACGTCATCCCGCATCGGTGAGAAGACCTCCAGTGCTGGTTCGATTTGTGCAGGATGAATGGCCCACTTACCGACCATTCCGAGGGTGAGGGCACGTTTGCATTCTTCGCGATAAGCATCGGTATCCTTGAAGTTTGCAAACGGACCATCGACTGCGTCGATACCTGCCGCACGGCAAGCGATAGTGAGTTGGTAACGAGGGTAGTGGAAAATATCGCCGGGATAGCCACCCGTTCCGCCAATATGCTTGATCGCCATGCCTTGGCTCGCGGCATAGTCGCCCATTCCAAAGATAAGGCATTCAAGGCGTTCGCAACAATGGGCGATATCCCAGACATTCTGCATCGCCTCAACTTCTTCAATCAGGCATTCTAGGCCGATACACTTTTTCAGTCCGAGTTTCTTTTCCAGTTGGGACAGCAGCGTGTCAGCAAACCGGACGTCGGAAATGGTCATCGGCTTAGTCAACATGATCGTGTCGACGTTTTCTCGCGCGCCTTCCACGATGGTGATGATATCCTCATGGCACCATTCGGTGGTGACGTCATTGACGCGAACGCACCGGACCGTATCCCCCCAGTCGAGGCCGTTGAGTGCCTCTACAATGGTTTGCCGTGCACCAACCTTTGCGGAAGGAGCGACAGCATCTTCAAGATCGCAGAATACATGATCTGCTTGGGATGCTGCGGCTTTTGTCAGCATCTTTTCACTTACGCCCGGGACGGCGAGCTGGCTGCGGCGTAGGCGCATGGTCCGTTTTCGCTTGCTCATCAGTCTGTGTTCCTTCTCACTCAGGCTGGCAAAGCCGCCTTTATTTTTTCAATTTCTGAATCTGTAATCCCGCTTTGGCGCAGAACCTCCTCGGTGTGCTCGCCGAGATACGGGCCACGATGATGAATTCCTCCCGGAGTTTCACTGAGCTTCACGGGAATGCCAGAAACATGGGTCATCTGGGTGGAGCCGGGCTGTTCGACCGGCACGATCATCTGGCGAGCCGCGAAATGCCGATTTTCGGCGATCTCGTCCATTTGGAGAACGGGGCCGAACGGAATTCTTCCGCCCAGCCGTTCAGAAAGTTCGGCTTTGGTGAAATGGGATGTGACATCACAGAGAAGGCGTTCCAGAACGTCCCGGTGCCGACTACGTTGCTCCGGAGAGGCGAAACGTTCGTCTGCCTTGACGTCCGGTGCGTCTATGAGATCACAAAGTAATTCGAAGAAGCGTTGATGCGGAGCCGCGATGGTGACGTGTCCGTCCTTCGCCGGATACATTCCAAAAGGACACATGAAAGGATGCCCGTTACCGATCGGTACGGGAATGCGGTCAGTGATATCATACTGGTAGACGCCCCGCTCGCACACCGCCAGGACCGCATCCAGCATTGCAACATCCACGAATTGTCCAGTACCGGTTCGGCGGGCATGGTGAATTGCACTGAGGACACCGAAGGCAAGCATCATGCCCGGAACGATGTCGCCGATGCCTGGGCCGACTTTTGTCGGATGATCGGGATCAGGGCCTGTTATTCCCATGATCCCACCCATCGCCTGCGCGATGACGTCGAAGGCTGGCCATTCGGCATAGGGTGACCTGCCTGTGCGCGGATCACCGAAGCCACGCAGGGCGCCGTAAACAAGCTTGGGGTTCTCTTCACGAAGGACTTCGTAGGACAGGCCGAGTTTGTCCATGACACCGACCCGAAAATTCTCAGTGATGGCGTCGGCGTCCCTGATCAACTCGAGTAGTACTGTCCGGCCTTCGACGGATTTCAGATCCAGGACGATCGACTTCTTATTCCGGTTCACGCTCTGGAAATAACCACCATGGGTCCGCAGCATGTCGTCGTCGTGCCATGGACCGTTCGGACGCGTCATGTCACCGGTGGGGGGCTCAACCTTGATCACTTCGGCGCCATGATCCGCCAGCATCATCGTGCCATATGGCCCGGCGAGCATTTGTGTCAGGTCGATGATCCTGATGTCAGACAGCGCCCCAAAACTCATTAGCGGTTGCCCCAGTGTGATTGGCGCTTGATCAGGGCAGTCCGCTGCAGCTCGGCGATGATCTTGTCGTTCTGGTTGACCCCCCAGTGCTGGAA
This is a stretch of genomic DNA from Hyphomonas adhaerens MHS-3. It encodes these proteins:
- a CDS encoding NAD(P)H-dependent flavin oxidoreductase; the encoded protein is MSIDFTFGGRLKVPLIVSPMFLVSNPPLALACCSRGVMGSFPAHSTRNRDVFANWLEDMERGLAEMEAPAPFAVNLVVHPTNERYPGDLELCIQHRVPVILTSKGAPDDVFKRIHDYGGVAFHDIASARHAEKAAEAGADALIAVCAGAGGHTGTINPFALLNEVRQVTDKPIILAGGMSTGQDILAAQAMGASACYFGTRFIATRECLSDDATRDMMVAATAKDIFFSAALDGAPANWLRPSLIQEGLDPDEIAAYTPGQRVQNQAARARYSKIKSAGQGVGMIESVESAADLCDRIIDEYNRSKRAFANNLLRTTA
- a CDS encoding aldehyde dehydrogenase family protein, translating into MGTYFDSIDPSNGRVYASVASGDATDVEAAVAAAKAASPAWAAMRPLDRGAIIQRIGEALLEHKALLAEIETREMGMPAQASPDVIASSAEYFTYYGGLAPSVLGDTIPVDEGTFAYTLYEPYGVVGIITPWNAPLNQAARSVAPALAAGNTIVLKPSEYTSVATVELARIASEAGLPAGVLNVVTGTGPDVGEPLVRHRGIEKIGFTGSVPTGARIGAIAGERIVPATLELGGKSPDIVFADAKLEVAVPQVLFGFIANSGQICTSGTRIIVERSIHDKLAEMLAAAARRIPIGVEKPFPCLGPIANRMQYEKVLNYFESANAEGAQLITGGCPARGEGLEGGLYIEPTIYTDVTPDMKIVREEIFGPVGVLIPFDTEDEAIAIANDTEYGLAAGVWSQNASRVHRVAARLQAGTVYINTWHAQAVEVPTGGYKRSGIGRERGLSAIKSYMQTKNVTQKLV
- a CDS encoding CaiB/BaiF CoA-transferase family protein, which produces MFQDFDLLQIFDKNSSPQACLAVQFAAKIACELGARTYISAEEQGPALAQLSHIEPARVETSPISWAHDTSNGRHRVILRAAQSGREKCLDGSISSVTIELERWQSENTLFAASGLARLLGDPDRAPLVPAANYGAHTIGYAAFAALTAVAAARFRHGRAEQAWLHGEAALAWINWKAAIAGTLGEDLKRQGEGAEWPVLACRDGHVAFVYTERDWNKVIEMIGNPVLNDERFSSFSSRARHRADYMAPIAEWCAGLTKADLAKIFVEREVPGAPVSTIEDLFADPLLTHRNALVRTPEGSIAPALPHRIEREMTGGTPKEDSDGSLPLSGLRVLDLGIITAGAGVSALLADMGATVIKVESDTYPDPFRSWAGAAGGDSPLFKSNNRNKQGITLNLKTDEGLREFLKLAETADIVVENFRRGVLDRLGVTFERLVQANPTILLASISGQGLSGPGAHHTTFGSTLEASSGFASLTSYDDGVPVISGRNLNYPDQTVCLYGAAVIAAQAIMCRHNGVARHLDISQRDCAIYQIGDIIARVADGVASDARPADTIFRRPDAPNMLRCADGEYVAVNCEDPALLEALLSGCPLMDWAALWNAADCAQTLLDAGIGAAVARSGKDLSDAPAIRSAGAFATSPSGDLVKGFPFQLLQTPMRIHSNAPGIGEHTHIILNSREETPHVD
- a CDS encoding MmgE/PrpD family protein, translated to MIQQELTEAIATIAASYQHRDFPDDVELLGRLVVLDNIGCTIRGTRSSLVQLMAEELFECSIDALPLLSGQLNGSLNNRAMLHAAAAHAIDFDDTLVPAMSAHAGSAVVSASLQLACELRASGPDLITAVVAGYETAARVGALLHPDHYLLGFHPTATVGVFGAAAAAGQLLKLDSTKARAALGLAATQACGLKCTFGTMAKPYNAAHAASSGLLAARLVARGFTAPLNALEIEKGYLSMFFGLTEGERKVENPGIFRIRDNAFKFHAACHATHPMIEALHAVVAEHAFDVHRIARVDVSTTPLSLRTASVGEPKSGLEGKFSFPHVAALVLAGRDTASDESYSQAAVEDKTLSFLRPLVHANETGTDTFKTSVSISMLDGGHYESSFDFRDLMSNVETVSRRVGTKFLSNAWHAVGHEKAERLRSGIMNLSDASDVRDLLAVK